The DNA sequence GACCACATCGCCCAGCCTTCTCTTGATGGCCCTGCGACACTGCGATCATCGATTGGAAAACGCCGGATGTCTGCGACTGCTTGCTCGGTCAGTTTTGTGGCTTCTTCATCACGACCAGCTTCGTCGAGTAATGCCGCCTTACGCAGCGTCCACATCGGATCGCAATTCTCTGTCTTCCAGTCTGCAAGTAGCTCAGCCAGAGCCTCAAAGTCCAGGGACCAGGCTGACCACAAGCATCGCTCGTGGTGAATGCGATGACTCACATCGGCGTTGTCATCGAGAAAGTGCATCGCAGTCTCGATCCGCCTAGTAAACGTATCTTCGTCAAATCGGAGTCGTGCGACTGTCACAAGTGTCAGCAGGATCTCGCGACAAGCCTCTCTGATATCCGGCGACACCTGATGCAATTCAACCGAGGTATCGTTCGTCTGAACATCGATCATGTGCGCCATAGCATCCTGCGCGGCTGACTCTAGCTCTGAGGATATTGGCTCTAGCGTGATTTCATGTCGCCACGCCAGTTCTCGGATTGCGTAAACCCGCTCGGCCAAAGACAGATTGTCTAGGGCTCGGAGGATGCTGGACTCCCACGCGCGAGTCCTGCTGATCAGTGAACCTCTCACTTCAAGCGGCGCCACAAGCCAACCTGGGTATAGGCTTCGATTCGTTGGCCAAATGGTCGTCAGTAGTTCGTGGGTCGGGTCCTCGTCGCCCTGAGAGCCAACCGAAGTGTGAGGGGACCATGGCTCTTCTAGGGGACTATCTGACGTGACCACCTCCACCGGTTTGAGATGGGGTGGGGGATCTCGATGGCTTTGGGTAGCGGGCGCTGGCCAATCCGCAACGTCGTAGGGTTGGCCTCCCTCCAACGAACGTAGAATCCAATCCGTGGCGTACTGATGACCCAGATGGTCTGGCCAGCGACCAGCTTCCGGATGATGTGCAA is a window from the Chloroflexota bacterium genome containing:
- a CDS encoding SIR2 family protein — encoded protein: MSFPDQKYMNHVRDALWSRAGHASVMIGSGFSKYAQPARPDAGELPLWNELASAMFRKIHPQTSSGCQQSAPINSSDPRGALGLAQEYKDCFGRRSLHLFLQQQIRDGDFNPGEFHRRMLKLPWRDVFTTNWDTLLERTCLSVPERPYSVVHNKDEIPLSAQPRIIKLHGSLDGHYPLIVAEEDYCTYPQRHAPFVNTVQQAMMETVFCLIGFSGNDPNFLEWSTWVQNNLGESAPRIYVAGWLNFTANERDRFQTRNVIAIDLAHHPEAGRWPDHLGHQYATDWILRSLEGGQPYDVADWPAPATQSHRDPPPHLKPVEVVTSDSPLEEPWSPHTSVGSQGDEDPTHELLTTIWPTNRSLYPGWLVAPLEVRGSLISRTRAWESSILRALDNLSLAERVYAIRELAWRHEITLEPISSELESAAQDAMAHMIDVQTNDTSVELHQVSPDIREACREILLTLVTVARLRFDEDTFTRRIETAMHFLDDNADVSHRIHHERCLWSAWSLDFEALAELLADWKTENCDPMWTLRKAALLDEAGRDEEATKLTEQAVADIRRFPIDDRSVAGPSREGWAMWS